From a single Nitrospirota bacterium genomic region:
- a CDS encoding BrnT family toxin codes for MYVTVFTWDIPKAIANFEKHGIPFEEATTIFADSDALDGEDIEHSTHERRRQRIGRSSTERILFVVYAIRRTEHEKDTIRIISARQASRKERQAYTRLAN; via the coding sequence ATATACGTCACTGTGTTTACGTGGGACATTCCGAAGGCCATTGCGAACTTCGAGAAACATGGGATTCCGTTCGAAGAGGCGACCACAATCTTTGCCGACTCCGATGCGCTGGACGGGGAAGACATAGAACACTCGACGCATGAACGTCGGCGACAGCGCATAGGGCGATCATCGACAGAGCGAATTCTTTTCGTGGTCTATGCGATACGAAGGACAGAACATGAAAAAGACACGATCCGGATTATCAGCGCCAGGCAAGCGAGCCGGAAGGAACGTCAAGCATATACCCGACTCGCAAATTGA
- a CDS encoding BrnA antitoxin family protein has product MKKTRSGLSAPGKRAGRNVKHIPDSQIDFSDIPEATDAQLRRMHRVGRPATGMAKQLIAIRLSPRLLNQLRKMAAKQGKPYQSLIHELLEKAASRAA; this is encoded by the coding sequence ATGAAAAAGACACGATCCGGATTATCAGCGCCAGGCAAGCGAGCCGGAAGGAACGTCAAGCATATACCCGACTCGCAAATTGATTTCTCCGACATTCCTGAAGCGACTGACGCACAATTGAGGCGCATGCATCGGGTTGGCAGACCGGCAACCGGCATGGCGAAGCAGTTGATCGCCATTCGTCTCTCGCCGCGGCTGTTGAACCAGCTTCGAAAGATGGCTGCCAAGCAAGGGAAGCCCTATCAGTCACTGATTCATGAGCTCTTAGAAAAGGCCGCCTCCAGAGCTGCGTAG
- a CDS encoding DUF2442 domain-containing protein, with protein sequence MLKDIVEATALEGYQVRLRFEDGVVGELDLSASMRFEGVFAPLKDLNRFRELRVHPDLGTIYWPNGADLDPAVLYARVTGTPIPTYEIKAGSR encoded by the coding sequence ATGCTGAAAGATATTGTTGAAGCCACTGCGCTGGAAGGCTACCAAGTCCGCCTCCGATTTGAAGATGGAGTAGTGGGCGAACTTGATCTCTCAGCCAGCATGCGGTTTGAGGGCGTCTTTGCCCCTCTCAAAGACCTTAATCGCTTCCGAGAACTTCGCGTGCATCCGGACCTCGGCACCATCTATTGGCCGAACGGAGCCGATCTCGATCCCGCTGTCCTCTATGCTCGTGTGACTGGAACGCCGATTCCGACCTACGAGATCAAGGCTGGCAGTCGCTAA